CGCCGTGCTGCAAAGAGTTTAGGCGAGGAGGCATAAGATGCTCAACCCAGGCGATATTGTGATTGTCGATTTCCCTGGCGCAATTGGCATCAAGACGCGTCCGGCGATAGTTTTGTCTACAAACCTTTATCACACGCACCGACCTGATGTGATTGTTGGCCTCGTAACGACCCACATCGCGGCAGCGACGGCACCGACTGATTATGTATTGCAAGACTGGGCGGCTGCAGGACTGCACCAACCGTCGGCCTATCGTTCCTATCTTGTCACCCTCGATGACGGTTCGCTGCCGCCTATTGGTCATCTCTCCGACCGCGACTGGCAGGAAGTGCAAGCCCGTTTAAAACTGGCGCTGGCGGTGCCTTGAACGGCGAGGGAAAATGCCTCGTACAAAAAATCCGCCTCCCACTTTAGAGCAAGCACTTCATATTCTGCGGGCGCAACTTCCCGCGCTCCGCGAACGTTATGGCGTGAAAACCTTGAGCGTATTCGGATCTTATGTGCGCGGTGAACAAAAAAAACGAAGCGATCTGGACATTCTGGTTGAGCTCGATGATCAAGACAATCCGTTGAGTCTTTTGGAGTTTATCGCCTTGAAAAACCATTTGAGTGATCTGTTGCAAGTCAAGGTGGATTTAGTCGAAAGAAGCACTCTTAAACCTGCAATTGGCAAGCATATCCTCGAGGAGGTTATTCCGGTATGAAACCGAAACGGGTATTGACGGATTATCCAAGGTACCCAAATCCATTCGCGATCGTTACCCGCAAATTCCGTGGAAAGATGTTGCCGGCATGCGGGATATCCTCACGCACGAATATTTTGGCGTGGATTTGAGAAGAATTTGGAAGGTGGTGCAGCAGGATTTGTCTCAATTGCAGATTGTTGTTACACAGATGCTTGCGGACTTGCAGACAAAAAAGAGTGCATGAGTGCGGAATCGTCAGTTTGCAGTTGAGGCTGCGGCTACTTACCCATGATCATAGACTGCGCACTGCACTCTAAAGCGGTTATCGTCTGATGTAGAATAACCATTATGTCCGACGATTTCAAGATGGATGGCGGCCTATTTGCAGCGCAACCGTCGCCATGGAATCCAAATCATTGTCACAGCGTACTGATACCTCTAAATGCGTCAAAAAGCAAAGCAGGACGAATCTGTGAAAGATTGAGCCATGAATCTTAAAAGTGGAGACATCGTACGAGGCTCCAGATGGTTAGAGCCTGTCGAAATCAATGTGGTCGAGCAAATCGGCGGATATATCCGGCTGGTTGGCGTCACGCTCCAATCCCGCCAGCACATTGATCAACTCATTCATCAGGACGAAATGAGCAGTTTGAGCGCCTGCAAGTTGGAATCTCATTTCGCCGCACCGCCCTCTCATGTTTTTCTCAGTCTGGAAACCAAGCGCTATCGCTACGCTTCCCTCTATGACCCTCTTTTGGCGATGAATACTTCTAAGGTTGATCCCTTGCCGCATCAAGTGGAAGCGGTGTATGGCTACATTTTGAAACTGCCCCGCATTCGTTTTCTGATTGCGGATGACGCGGGCGCCGGCAAAACCATCATGGCCGGTCTCGTTATTAAGGAATTGAAGCTCCGCCATCTCGTGCATCGCATCCTGATCGTCGTGCCCGGCCATCTCAAAGATCAGTGGCGTCGAGAATTGAAGGAGAGATTTGAAGAAAGTTTTGTCATTATCGATCGCGGCCTGCTT
This genomic stretch from candidate division KSB1 bacterium harbors:
- a CDS encoding type II toxin-antitoxin system PemK/MazF family toxin, with the translated sequence MLNPGDIVIVDFPGAIGIKTRPAIVLSTNLYHTHRPDVIVGLVTTHIAAATAPTDYVLQDWAAAGLHQPSAYRSYLVTLDDGSLPPIGHLSDRDWQEVQARLKLALAVP
- a CDS encoding nucleotidyltransferase family protein — translated: MPRTKNPPPTLEQALHILRAQLPALRERYGVKTLSVFGSYVRGEQKKRSDLDILVELDDQDNPLSLLEFIALKNHLSDLLQVKVDLVERSTLKPAIGKHILEEVIPV